A genomic segment from Sphingopyxis sp. DBS4 encodes:
- a CDS encoding DUF6118 family protein — MPNLEPKNIGSDDVAAEDIALDQAFDRMSGKMSTLEAAIDQFGLRLNDLAGRDYSDDLAKIDQNWEKAREAFKRLTERPALALTPEAMGEQIRTAGARARETEQQALRDARSRFDEAVKSIRLVVASARTQEQQNFWVAVAAGVAAILAFMAGCTVPTAIDRAVPEDWHWPERRAASLLESDMWGAAVRLMQTDDPARWNAFTRASRLYEGNEKKFADCEKQAQQKKKAVACTVQARPPSGQ, encoded by the coding sequence ATGCCAAACTTGGAACCCAAAAATATCGGCTCCGATGACGTCGCCGCCGAAGATATCGCCCTCGACCAAGCCTTCGACCGAATGTCGGGAAAAATGTCGACGCTCGAGGCGGCCATCGATCAGTTCGGCTTGCGTCTGAACGATCTGGCGGGGCGGGATTACAGCGACGATCTCGCCAAGATCGACCAGAACTGGGAGAAGGCGCGCGAGGCCTTCAAGCGGTTGACCGAACGTCCCGCGCTGGCGCTCACGCCCGAGGCCATGGGCGAGCAGATCAGGACGGCGGGTGCGCGCGCTCGCGAGACCGAGCAACAAGCCCTGCGCGACGCGCGTTCGCGTTTTGATGAGGCAGTGAAATCGATCAGGCTCGTCGTCGCTTCGGCACGAACACAGGAGCAGCAGAACTTTTGGGTCGCTGTCGCCGCTGGCGTCGCCGCAATCCTCGCCTTCATGGCGGGCTGCACTGTTCCGACCGCGATAGATCGAGCAGTGCCCGAGGACTGGCATTGGCCGGAGAGGCGTGCAGCCAGCCTTTTAGAAAGCGACATGTGGGGCGCCGCTGTTCGGTTGATGCAGACTGATGATCCTGCACGGTGGAACGCTTTCACACGGGCTTCGAGGCTGTACGAGGGAAATGAAAAGAAATTTGCCGACTGCGAGAAGCAGGCGCAACAGAAGAAGAAAGCCGTGGCTTGCACCGTCCAGGCTCGCCCGCCCAGCGGCCAATGA
- a CDS encoding TolC family protein, whose protein sequence is MIKRFWASSTLLLLFPLAACAHYEPKPLLVDAGAAPSLQAPLTDILSRDATTIDRPYLKPVALDLSAPLDPNGIAILAVIANPDLKAQRARAGVGDAQVFAAGLLPDPTFSFGVDHILSGPDPLDNIAGALGFSLNALRTQKVQRAQAVAEARQVRLDLAWAEWQTACNARLQAVRVLSLEQALANAATSADASEALLGRYLKAAGRGDISPDQVQSSRIAALDAQSNFRSAQTGLAAARSELHRLLGLPPDYALRLAPVPMPAGVPGTDRLFALALANRSDLDALRAGYDAQEAAVRRAILDQFPNLDLTINGARDTGGNKLLGPSIGFTLPLWNRNRGGIAVAEATREALHQEYDARLFQTRADIAAAVSGLAIARQQYEILHAGMPAIENFAKASRRAAQRGDLALATAEVAEQSLRDRQLLLLQSQQAIAEQTIALELLVGAPQESWTL, encoded by the coding sequence ATGATCAAGCGGTTCTGGGCCTCATCGACACTGTTGCTGCTCTTCCCGCTGGCGGCGTGCGCTCACTACGAGCCAAAGCCGCTCCTCGTCGATGCCGGTGCTGCGCCGTCGCTTCAGGCCCCGCTAACCGATATCCTGTCGCGCGACGCTACGACGATTGACCGGCCCTATCTGAAGCCCGTCGCGCTCGACCTTTCGGCGCCGCTCGACCCCAATGGCATCGCGATCCTCGCGGTGATCGCCAATCCCGATCTCAAGGCGCAGCGCGCGCGCGCCGGTGTCGGTGACGCGCAGGTCTTTGCCGCGGGACTGCTTCCCGACCCGACCTTCAGCTTCGGCGTCGACCATATTCTTTCGGGGCCGGACCCGCTCGACAATATCGCCGGCGCGCTGGGCTTCAGCCTGAATGCACTGCGCACGCAAAAGGTGCAGCGCGCGCAGGCCGTCGCCGAGGCACGGCAGGTGCGGCTCGACCTTGCCTGGGCCGAATGGCAGACGGCTTGCAACGCGCGGCTGCAGGCGGTGCGGGTTCTCTCGCTCGAGCAGGCGCTTGCCAATGCGGCGACCAGCGCCGACGCGAGCGAAGCGCTTCTCGGCCGCTATCTGAAGGCGGCGGGCCGCGGCGACATTTCGCCCGATCAGGTCCAGTCGTCGCGCATCGCCGCGCTCGATGCGCAGAGCAATTTCCGTAGCGCCCAGACCGGTCTCGCGGCCGCGCGATCCGAACTGCACCGCTTGCTCGGTCTGCCGCCCGACTATGCCCTGCGGCTCGCGCCGGTACCGATGCCGGCCGGGGTGCCTGGGACCGATCGCCTCTTCGCTCTCGCTCTTGCCAATCGCAGCGATCTCGACGCGCTGCGTGCCGGCTATGATGCGCAGGAAGCTGCTGTCCGCCGCGCGATTCTCGATCAGTTCCCGAACCTTGATCTCACGATCAACGGCGCGCGCGATACGGGCGGCAACAAGCTGCTCGGCCCGTCGATCGGCTTCACGCTCCCGCTATGGAACCGCAATCGCGGGGGTATCGCGGTCGCCGAGGCCACGCGCGAAGCGCTCCATCAGGAATATGATGCGCGCCTCTTCCAGACCCGCGCCGATATCGCCGCCGCGGTGTCGGGGCTCGCGATCGCGCGCCAGCAATATGAGATCCTTCACGCTGGTATGCCTGCCATCGAAAACTTTGCGAAAGCGAGCCGCCGCGCAGCGCAGCGCGGCGACCTTGCGCTGGCGACCGCCGAGGTCGCCGAGCAAAGCCTTCGCGATCGGCAATTGCTCCTTCTCCAGTCGCAGCAGGCGATCGCCGAACAAACCATTGCGCTCGAACTGCTCGTCGGCGCCCCGCAGGAATCCTGGACCCTATGA
- a CDS encoding efflux RND transporter periplasmic adaptor subunit, with protein MISRTSLALPLVFACLLGGCQSSTDTAATADPVATIDVAAVTTGDIDEKIMLYGAAEANGAGKYTLSAPMEAIVQAVDAPVGSHVTRGQILVRLSPSPTARLDLATASANANAADLAHARARRLRADGLVSDAEVETARAAKQAADASRASLATRNGALVLRAPASGTVEVIGASAGELVAAGTTIISLVKEGDLRARFGVDPAIARRIPKGSYVEVTAAGSKRAFNVPVLSVDSVVDSVTKLASVYVQIPNERGVGAGESLTGRVLLANISGGITIPYAALLDDGGQPFVFVIANTIAKRRDIVVGPRTGDRISVTSGLKAGERVATAGVTALEDGMKTRIQGAKK; from the coding sequence ATGATCAGCCGGACGTCCCTCGCTCTGCCGCTCGTCTTCGCCTGTCTTCTGGGCGGCTGCCAATCCTCGACCGATACGGCCGCGACCGCCGATCCGGTCGCGACGATCGACGTTGCGGCCGTGACCACCGGCGATATCGACGAGAAGATCATGCTCTATGGCGCGGCCGAGGCCAATGGCGCGGGCAAATATACGCTCTCGGCTCCGATGGAGGCGATCGTTCAGGCCGTCGATGCGCCGGTAGGAAGCCACGTGACGCGCGGCCAGATATTGGTACGGCTGAGCCCAAGCCCGACCGCGCGGCTCGATCTCGCCACCGCCTCGGCCAATGCCAATGCCGCAGATCTGGCGCACGCCCGGGCGCGGCGCCTTCGCGCCGACGGGTTGGTGAGCGATGCCGAGGTCGAAACCGCACGTGCCGCGAAACAGGCCGCCGACGCATCGCGCGCGAGCCTCGCCACCCGCAACGGGGCACTGGTGCTTCGTGCACCGGCAAGCGGCACGGTCGAGGTGATCGGAGCAAGCGCGGGCGAACTCGTCGCGGCCGGTACGACGATCATATCGCTGGTCAAGGAAGGCGACTTGCGCGCGCGCTTCGGCGTCGATCCCGCGATCGCGCGGCGCATTCCCAAGGGGAGCTATGTTGAGGTTACCGCGGCTGGCAGCAAGCGGGCCTTCAACGTCCCTGTGCTGTCGGTCGACAGCGTGGTAGACTCGGTGACGAAGCTGGCGTCGGTCTATGTCCAGATACCGAATGAGCGCGGCGTCGGTGCGGGCGAAAGCCTGACCGGGCGCGTGTTGCTCGCCAATATCTCGGGCGGCATCACCATTCCCTATGCGGCGCTGCTCGATGACGGGGGGCAGCCCTTCGTCTTCGTCATCGCGAACACTATCGCCAAGCGACGCGATATCGTCGTCGGGCCGCGCACCGGCGACCGGATCAGCGTCACCTCCGGGCTGAAGGCCGGCGAACGCGTCGCGACGGCTGGCGTAACCGCGCTTGAGGACGGGATGAAGACCCGCATCCAGGGCGCGAAGAAGTGA
- a CDS encoding efflux RND transporter permease subunit, with protein MTDVISKHARSIWLTVILLALAGVVSATRVPVGLFPNIDYPRVVVSVDAGDRDAAQMEAEITRPIEIGLRAVPGVTNVRSVTSRGSAEVALNFQWGDDMVAAAQSTQGALATLLPTLPPGTSFNVRRSDPTIFPVTGFALTSDSLSPEALRAIADLKILPALTSVEGVAGVDILGSSPREFAVDVDPARLQSLGISLTDVVTALGKANMVRGLGKIEDRHRLYLVLIENRVANADDLGAIPVKAAAGGAGVVTLGQIATISPSTAPAFNRVTSDGKQAVLVNVRQALKGDTVAIVKAVDARIAELHLPPSVKVTTFYDQSELVVGAANAVRDAILMGALLAGIVLFVFLRSGRLMVITGLMLPAVLAATCLLLFAFGMSFNMMTLGGMAAAVGLVVDDAVVMLEHMMRRMQEQRLAEPGSLLSAAAEMGMPLLGSTTATIVVFLPLAFISGVTGGFFKALAITMVAALVISLLFARFVIPLVAAYWLREKDAESADRANKILDPLLDRYGRASTRAFGRPALLAVVVAALLAVSGYMAWRNVPSGFMPKMDEGGFVIDYKAQSGASLEDTDALLQRVETIIRATPEVASYSRRTGLQLGGGLTEADEGDYFIRLKGGSRRNIEAVMTDMREKIAAQVPGLEVELIQLMEDLIGDLTAVPQPIEVKLFGDDPAALETAAKAIGDRIGKISGVVEVIDGLRVAGDAISIAVDPGAAAQYGLDPNSIASQLETAVGGTPATQVRIGAQLIGVRVRAPQDLRSDVAQIENLPLVAPDGSSIRLAAVATVSTQGGQKQLTRENLAPYIAVTARLEGRDLGSAMTEIKSAVGRLKLPASVRVDYGGLYAEQQKSFADLSLVFGAALLLSALLITLLFERAGWTVAAIATVLLTAAAVMIGLWIMGIELNISALMGLTMVVGMVAELVIFFLAEIDRDSPMTAATLLEAGKKRLRPILMSALIAVLTLAPLALGISRGAGLQQPLATAIIFGLIAAVPLVLFFLPAVLLALTRRESAPAA; from the coding sequence GTGACCGACGTCATCAGCAAGCATGCGCGGTCGATCTGGCTCACGGTGATCCTGCTCGCGCTCGCGGGGGTGGTATCGGCGACGCGCGTGCCGGTCGGGCTGTTCCCGAACATCGATTATCCGCGCGTCGTCGTGTCGGTCGACGCCGGCGACCGCGACGCCGCGCAGATGGAAGCCGAGATCACCCGCCCGATCGAAATCGGGCTCCGCGCGGTGCCTGGCGTGACCAATGTCCGCTCGGTCACGAGCCGCGGGAGCGCCGAGGTTGCGCTCAATTTCCAGTGGGGCGACGATATGGTGGCGGCCGCCCAGTCGACGCAGGGCGCGCTCGCGACGTTGCTGCCGACCTTGCCGCCGGGCACGAGCTTCAACGTTCGCCGCTCGGACCCGACGATCTTCCCGGTCACCGGCTTCGCCTTGACCTCGGACAGCCTCAGCCCCGAGGCGCTTCGTGCGATCGCCGATCTCAAGATATTGCCTGCCTTGACTTCGGTCGAGGGCGTCGCCGGCGTCGACATATTGGGAAGCAGTCCGCGCGAATTCGCGGTCGATGTCGATCCCGCTCGGCTGCAATCGCTCGGGATCAGCCTCACCGATGTCGTCACCGCGCTCGGCAAGGCCAATATGGTCCGTGGGCTCGGCAAGATCGAGGATCGCCACCGTCTCTATCTGGTGCTGATCGAGAACCGCGTCGCCAATGCGGACGATCTTGGCGCGATCCCGGTCAAGGCGGCCGCAGGCGGGGCAGGGGTCGTCACGCTCGGGCAGATCGCGACGATCTCGCCCTCGACGGCCCCGGCGTTCAACCGCGTAACCTCCGACGGCAAGCAGGCTGTCCTCGTCAACGTCCGCCAGGCGCTGAAGGGCGATACGGTGGCGATCGTCAAAGCGGTCGATGCGCGGATCGCCGAACTGCATCTGCCGCCATCGGTCAAGGTCACCACCTTCTACGATCAGTCCGAACTGGTCGTCGGCGCGGCAAATGCCGTGCGCGACGCGATCCTGATGGGCGCGCTGCTCGCCGGGATCGTGCTTTTCGTCTTCCTGCGATCGGGGCGGCTGATGGTCATCACCGGCCTGATGCTGCCCGCGGTGCTCGCCGCCACCTGCCTACTGCTCTTCGCGTTCGGCATGAGCTTCAACATGATGACGCTTGGCGGCATGGCTGCGGCGGTCGGGCTCGTGGTCGACGATGCGGTGGTGATGCTCGAACATATGATGCGGCGGATGCAGGAGCAGCGGTTGGCCGAACCCGGGTCGCTGCTCTCCGCCGCAGCCGAAATGGGCATGCCGCTGCTCGGCTCGACCACCGCAACGATCGTCGTCTTCCTTCCGCTCGCCTTCATCAGCGGGGTGACCGGCGGCTTCTTCAAGGCGCTTGCGATTACGATGGTCGCGGCGCTGGTCATTTCCCTGCTCTTCGCGCGCTTCGTCATCCCCCTCGTCGCAGCCTATTGGCTCCGCGAGAAGGACGCCGAGTCCGCCGATCGCGCCAACAAGATCCTCGATCCGCTGCTCGATCGCTACGGTCGCGCCAGCACGCGCGCGTTCGGGCGGCCGGCCTTGCTCGCGGTCGTGGTCGCGGCGCTGCTGGCGGTCAGCGGTTATATGGCGTGGCGTAACGTGCCCTCGGGCTTCATGCCCAAGATGGACGAAGGCGGGTTCGTCATCGACTATAAGGCGCAGTCGGGCGCATCGCTCGAAGATACCGACGCGCTGCTGCAACGCGTCGAGACGATCATTCGCGCGACGCCCGAGGTCGCCAGCTATTCGCGGCGGACCGGACTTCAGCTCGGCGGTGGCCTGACCGAGGCGGACGAGGGCGATTATTTCATTCGCCTCAAGGGCGGCTCGCGGCGGAATATCGAAGCGGTGATGACCGATATGCGCGAGAAGATCGCGGCTCAAGTGCCAGGTCTCGAAGTCGAACTGATCCAGCTCATGGAGGATCTCATCGGCGACCTGACTGCGGTGCCGCAGCCGATCGAAGTCAAATTGTTCGGCGACGATCCGGCAGCGCTCGAAACCGCGGCGAAGGCTATCGGCGATCGTATCGGTAAGATTTCGGGCGTGGTCGAGGTCATCGACGGCCTGCGCGTCGCGGGCGACGCGATCAGCATCGCGGTCGATCCGGGCGCCGCGGCCCAATATGGCCTCGACCCCAACAGCATCGCTTCGCAGCTCGAAACTGCCGTGGGCGGCACCCCGGCGACGCAGGTCCGCATCGGCGCGCAGCTCATTGGCGTGCGCGTGCGCGCGCCGCAGGATTTACGCAGCGACGTCGCGCAAATCGAAAACCTGCCGCTGGTTGCGCCCGACGGGAGCAGCATCCGGCTTGCGGCGGTCGCGACCGTGTCGACGCAGGGCGGCCAAAAGCAGCTCACGCGCGAGAATTTGGCGCCTTATATTGCCGTGACCGCGCGGCTGGAGGGGCGCGATCTCGGCTCGGCGATGACCGAGATCAAGAGCGCGGTCGGACGGCTCAAGCTGCCCGCCTCGGTCCGCGTCGACTATGGCGGGCTTTATGCCGAGCAGCAAAAGAGCTTCGCCGATCTCTCGCTGGTATTCGGCGCCGCCTTGCTGCTCAGCGCCTTGCTCATCACCCTGTTGTTCGAGCGCGCCGGCTGGACGGTCGCGGCGATTGCCACGGTGCTACTCACTGCGGCAGCCGTGATGATCGGCCTGTGGATCATGGGAATCGAGCTCAATATTTCGGCGCTCATGGGGCTCACCATGGTCGTCGGCATGGTCGCCGAGCTCGTCATCTTTTTCCTCGCAGAAATCGACCGCGACAGCCCCATGACGGCTGCGACGTTGCTGGAGGCCGGCAAGAAGAGGCTACGTCCGATCCTGATGTCGGCCCTCATCGCAGTCCTGACACTCGCGCCGCTCGCGCTGGGGATCAGCCGGGGCGCCGGCCTTCAGCAGCCGCTGGCGACCGCGATCATCTTCGGCCTGATCGCCGCCGTGCCGCTGGTGCTCTTCTTTCTTCCCGCGGTGCTGCTGGCGCTCACGCGGCGCGAATCCGCACCAGCCGCCTGA
- a CDS encoding endonuclease/exonuclease/phosphatase family protein: MSKKVAGVTMLIAMAPMLFVATVPPAASAAQPYTSPQPVTAGLSIMAYNVKGLPWPITSDRAVDFARIEERLLAMRARGAQPHVVILQEAFTAPAKAIARRSGYRYVVEGPSRDLPSPVQPRLGDRPFIDGASFFKGERSGKQVSSGLMLASDYPILSVRREAFPAFACAGYDCLANKGILMVTIAVPGSATPVTVVTTHMNSKKASGVSQERSLYAYRRQVEIIDDFLTRYRNPDLPVILAGDFNASSAERRSFLTAHSAANWTTKRRLPIDNALQHCLKPGEPCGRAVPSIVATVFQRGRDWQFFSPGYRASIQAIAMAVPFGRERDGTMLSDHVGYGVTYRLTQALTAHSLRHRSNG, translated from the coding sequence ATGAGCAAGAAGGTGGCAGGCGTGACTATGCTGATCGCGATGGCGCCGATGCTGTTTGTCGCGACGGTCCCGCCAGCCGCTTCCGCTGCGCAGCCGTACACGTCCCCGCAGCCCGTCACCGCCGGGCTCTCGATCATGGCCTATAATGTGAAAGGCCTGCCCTGGCCTATAACCTCCGACCGCGCGGTCGACTTCGCGCGCATCGAGGAGCGCCTTCTCGCAATGCGGGCACGCGGCGCGCAACCGCATGTGGTCATCCTGCAGGAAGCCTTCACTGCGCCAGCCAAGGCGATCGCCAGACGCAGCGGCTATCGTTATGTCGTCGAAGGTCCGTCTCGCGATCTTCCGAGCCCGGTCCAGCCGCGACTGGGCGATCGCCCCTTCATCGACGGCGCCAGCTTTTTCAAGGGCGAGCGGTCGGGCAAGCAAGTCTCTTCAGGGCTCATGCTTGCGTCGGACTATCCCATCCTCTCGGTGCGCCGCGAGGCCTTTCCCGCCTTTGCCTGCGCCGGGTATGACTGCCTCGCCAACAAGGGCATATTGATGGTGACCATTGCCGTTCCCGGAAGTGCGACGCCGGTGACCGTGGTCACCACGCATATGAACAGCAAGAAAGCCTCCGGCGTCAGCCAGGAGCGCTCGCTTTATGCCTATCGGCGACAAGTCGAAATAATCGACGATTTCTTGACGCGATACCGCAACCCCGACCTGCCGGTCATTCTGGCGGGCGATTTCAACGCGAGCTCGGCCGAGCGACGGAGCTTTCTCACAGCTCACAGCGCGGCCAACTGGACCACCAAACGCCGGCTGCCGATCGACAATGCGCTCCAGCATTGCCTCAAGCCCGGCGAACCATGCGGACGCGCCGTGCCCTCGATCGTCGCGACGGTGTTCCAGAGAGGGCGCGACTGGCAATTCTTCTCACCGGGCTATCGCGCCTCGATCCAAGCGATTGCGATGGCGGTGCCGTTCGGCCGTGAGCGCGACGGCACGATGCTCTCCGATCATGTCGGCTATGGGGTGACCTATCGCCTGACTCAGGCGCTCACCGCGCATTCCCTGCGGCATCGCTCGAACGGCTGA
- a CDS encoding glycosyltransferase, with amino-acid sequence MTHAEHIAIILHDFSTGGSERIAIRLANRWAELGRRVTIICGTQTGAARALVGPGVAVRTCSPETLRSPWSRMQLGWRMARIVRAEAPDIIFSPGNFHLIILAFLARRRFAKRPIFVNKLSNPIRRAGIRHHICGLADAAIRLAAAPIDMLVAMSPSLLDEARSVFPGHAVIEIAEPILEDDAAAPHSRAGLEPAPLILCAARLAPQKDLITALRAFAELPSALRARLLILGEGPLRGRLEREAERLGVAARVEMPGHVPDIAPYLAQADLYLMSSHYEGYPAVLVEAIAAGVPIVTTDCSLALPEIFPSPELGAIVRQRQPEAIAGAIVAQLRRSPPAPNAARKITDRHRLGASAAEYLALFDRLAR; translated from the coding sequence ATGACCCATGCCGAGCATATCGCGATCATCCTCCATGATTTCTCGACCGGAGGCAGCGAACGCATCGCCATTCGCCTCGCCAATCGCTGGGCGGAACTGGGGCGGCGGGTGACGATCATTTGCGGAACGCAGACGGGCGCGGCACGCGCGCTCGTCGGCCCCGGCGTCGCGGTCAGGACCTGCTCGCCCGAAACATTGCGCAGCCCCTGGTCGCGCATGCAACTCGGGTGGCGGATGGCGCGGATCGTGCGGGCCGAGGCGCCCGATATCATCTTTTCGCCGGGCAATTTTCACCTCATCATCCTCGCCTTTCTCGCGCGCCGACGCTTCGCCAAGCGGCCAATTTTCGTCAACAAGCTCAGCAACCCGATCCGCCGGGCAGGGATTCGCCACCACATATGCGGGCTCGCCGATGCGGCGATCCGGCTCGCCGCCGCGCCGATCGACATGCTGGTCGCGATGTCGCCTTCGTTGCTTGACGAAGCGCGGTCGGTATTTCCGGGCCATGCCGTGATTGAAATCGCCGAGCCCATCCTCGAGGACGATGCCGCCGCCCCGCACAGCCGTGCCGGCCTCGAACCCGCGCCGCTCATCCTCTGCGCCGCGCGGCTCGCGCCGCAGAAGGATCTGATCACCGCCCTCCGTGCCTTCGCCGAACTCCCTTCGGCGCTGAGGGCACGGTTGTTGATCCTGGGCGAAGGGCCGCTGCGCGGACGGCTCGAACGCGAAGCCGAAAGGCTGGGTGTCGCGGCGCGCGTCGAGATGCCGGGCCATGTTCCCGATATCGCGCCCTATCTTGCGCAGGCGGACCTCTATCTGATGAGCTCGCATTATGAAGGCTATCCCGCGGTCCTCGTCGAAGCGATCGCGGCGGGGGTCCCGATCGTGACCACCGATTGTTCGCTCGCCTTGCCCGAAATCTTCCCGTCGCCCGAACTGGGGGCGATCGTTCGCCAGCGGCAACCCGAAGCCATCGCCGGGGCGATCGTCGCGCAGCTCCGCCGGTCGCCTCCTGCACCAAATGCAGCGCGCAAGATCACGGATCGCCACAGGCTTGGTGCCTCGGCGGCCGAATATCTGGCGCTCTTTGACCGGCTGGCTCGATGA
- a CDS encoding polysaccharide deacetylase family protein, with translation MTARRLLASIHDVTPVHAERLDRLVPIVEAAVGPGRYALLVVPDFHRQGLLTDDPKFARRLRGWADAGCEIFLHGFTHIDESRHAGAATRWKASRMTAGEGEFLGLSTREAEARIGEGRDMIEQVIGRPIDGFVAPAWLYGEDSLAALAAQDIRLIEDHLRVWNPQNFAVFARGPVVTYASRSRLRIASSILWSRLATTLLARASTVRLAVHPHDVDSPRLMREIIRALGAFTRSHQPAAYADLASGRFS, from the coding sequence ATGACCGCGCGCCGCCTGCTGGCCTCGATCCATGATGTCACGCCGGTTCATGCCGAGCGTCTGGACCGCCTCGTTCCGATCGTCGAAGCGGCCGTGGGTCCGGGACGCTACGCCCTCCTTGTCGTTCCCGATTTTCATCGGCAGGGCCTGTTGACGGACGATCCGAAGTTCGCCCGCCGCCTGCGCGGCTGGGCCGACGCGGGCTGCGAAATATTCCTGCATGGTTTCACTCACATCGACGAGAGCCGCCATGCAGGCGCGGCCACCCGCTGGAAGGCTTCGCGCATGACGGCCGGCGAGGGTGAATTCCTCGGCCTCTCGACGCGCGAGGCCGAAGCGCGAATAGGGGAAGGCCGCGATATGATCGAACAGGTGATCGGCCGGCCGATCGACGGGTTTGTCGCGCCTGCGTGGCTCTATGGAGAGGATAGTCTCGCCGCGCTCGCGGCGCAGGATATACGCTTGATCGAAGATCATTTACGCGTCTGGAATCCCCAGAATTTCGCGGTTTTCGCGCGCGGGCCGGTCGTGACCTACGCGAGCCGGTCGCGCCTGCGCATCGCGAGCTCGATCCTGTGGTCGCGCCTCGCAACGACGTTGCTCGCACGTGCATCGACGGTCCGTCTCGCGGTCCATCCGCACGACGTCGATTCGCCGCGGTTGATGCGCGAGATTATTCGCGCGCTCGGTGCTTTTACGCGGTCGCACCAGCCGGCCGCCTACGCAGACCTGGCATCCGGCCGATTTTCCTGA
- a CDS encoding DUF2141 domain-containing protein, whose protein sequence is MKVAIAPMALLLVAAAPVKPDPSLGKAGAACRANETGPAVLVSVIGLKDRKGLVRAELYPANDSDFLADDAVLINAQKLFRRVDLELPPSGPVTLCLRVPAPGRYSLSVLHDRNHNLKWDKLSDGLGFGGNPKLGWSKPKAAAASVVVGAGPTRTEVVMNYLSGLRYKPLERK, encoded by the coding sequence GTGAAGGTCGCGATTGCACCCATGGCGCTGTTGCTGGTGGCGGCAGCCCCCGTCAAACCCGACCCGTCGCTGGGCAAGGCCGGGGCCGCGTGCCGGGCGAATGAAACGGGTCCGGCGGTCCTCGTCTCGGTGATCGGCCTCAAGGATCGCAAGGGCCTGGTACGCGCCGAACTCTATCCGGCGAACGACAGCGATTTCCTTGCCGACGATGCGGTCCTGATCAACGCGCAAAAGTTGTTCCGGCGAGTGGACCTGGAGCTGCCGCCATCGGGGCCCGTCACCCTCTGTCTGCGCGTCCCGGCACCCGGCCGGTACAGCCTGTCGGTCCTGCACGATCGCAACCATAATCTCAAATGGGACAAATTGTCCGACGGGCTCGGGTTCGGCGGCAATCCGAAGCTCGGCTGGTCGAAGCCGAAGGCGGCTGCCGCGTCGGTCGTGGTGGGCGCGGGGCCAACACGCACCGAGGTCGTCATGAATTATCTGAGCGGGCTGAGATATAAGCCACTGGAACGCAAATGA
- a CDS encoding glycosyltransferase — MKIVDVCAFYTPHGGGVKTYIDRKLAIGAAMGHEIVVIAPSSHDRVERRAGGGTIVHVASPQLLVDRRYRYFDDAAAVHARLDAERPDVVEASSPWRTANIVADWQGDAPRALIMHADPLAAYAYRWFGRFGSRKTIDKSFDLFWRHLRRLGARFDSVVSANRHLSARLRAGGVAGVETIPMGVDPGLFSPAHRDPGLRRDLLARCALPESATLLIGVGRHSGEKRWPLVIDACLAASQHRPIGLVLVGDGRDRARLVRQIGSNPHVHLLAPVADRALLARVMASADALIHGCEAETFGLVAAEAAASGLPLIVPDEGGASDFVRSDNGELYEAGDAGAAAHAIGRLLARDPAALAAAVARRAGSVPLIDDHFGALFGRYRSFASLRRAA, encoded by the coding sequence ATGAAGATCGTCGACGTCTGCGCCTTTTATACGCCGCACGGCGGCGGGGTGAAAACCTATATCGACCGCAAGCTCGCGATCGGCGCCGCGATGGGACATGAAATCGTCGTCATTGCGCCAAGCTCGCACGATCGGGTCGAGCGGCGGGCGGGCGGCGGCACGATCGTCCATGTTGCGAGCCCGCAATTGCTCGTCGACCGGCGCTATCGCTATTTCGACGACGCCGCGGCCGTTCATGCGCGCCTCGACGCCGAACGCCCCGATGTGGTCGAAGCCTCATCGCCCTGGCGCACCGCCAATATCGTCGCCGACTGGCAGGGCGATGCGCCGCGGGCCCTGATCATGCATGCCGATCCGCTAGCTGCCTATGCCTATCGCTGGTTCGGGCGGTTCGGCAGCCGCAAGACGATCGACAAGAGCTTCGATCTCTTCTGGCGCCATCTGCGCCGGCTGGGTGCGCGCTTCGACAGCGTCGTCAGCGCCAATCGCCATCTTTCGGCGCGGCTCAGGGCGGGCGGTGTGGCGGGAGTCGAGACGATACCCATGGGAGTCGATCCGGGGCTCTTCTCGCCGGCGCACCGCGATCCCGGCCTGCGGCGGGATCTTCTCGCGCGCTGCGCGCTCCCGGAAAGCGCGACCCTGTTGATCGGGGTTGGCCGCCACAGCGGCGAAAAGCGTTGGCCGCTGGTGATCGATGCCTGCCTCGCGGCGTCACAGCATCGTCCGATCGGCCTGGTCCTTGTCGGTGACGGCCGCGACCGTGCACGGCTCGTCCGCCAGATCGGCAGTAATCCGCACGTCCATCTCCTTGCGCCGGTCGCCGATCGCGCCTTGCTGGCACGCGTGATGGCCAGCGCCGACGCGCTGATCCACGGCTGCGAAGCCGAAACCTTCGGCCTTGTCGCGGCGGAGGCCGCGGCATCGGGTCTGCCGTTGATCGTCCCCGACGAAGGCGGCGCGTCGGACTTCGTGCGCAGCGACAATGGCGAACTCTACGAAGCGGGCGATGCAGGCGCTGCGGCGCATGCGATCGGACGGCTCCTCGCGCGCGATCCGGCAGCGCTCGCTGCGGCCGTCGCCCGGCGCGCCGGGAGCGTGCCGCTGATCGACGATCATTTCGGCGCGCTGTTCGGCCGCTATCGTTCGTTCGCGTCGCTCCGCCGGGCGGCCTGA